Within the Anguilla rostrata isolate EN2019 chromosome 6, ASM1855537v3, whole genome shotgun sequence genome, the region GGCGCAAGGATGGGTCTCATTTGCACAGATAAATGCCTCATGGCACTGCCTCCTCCTAATACagtgtcaaatacattttaggtTTAGGTAGCTACATGTATTAGTGCTGGTCCTTGAAATTACATGACAGTCAAAACAAGGAGCTGCTTTTAAATCCTCAGCTTCGCAAGAAATCCTGTTCGAGCAACGAGGAACAGGAAAGCCGCAGATTTCGGAAAAGGTTGGCAGGCTGCTCTGCATTGCGAAGGAACAGCCGACCCAGCGCCTCCTCTGAGCACCTTCTTAGAAGAGGGTGTAAATAATTTTCTGTGCGATATAAAAAGGCTTCGGTTCCAAAGGTCCCTGTGATGACAGCATCCAGTCAGGATTAGCGCGGATGCTAGGAGGCTAACAGGTGGAATGTGTTGTCGGGGCGGTGGGGAGTTTGGGCCTCGGTGGTGGTTCTGGCCTTGGGGGGCCAGTAGGGGTCCTTCTGCAGCTCCCTGGCCAGGCGCATGTAGCGCACATTAGAGGACTGCGTCCTTTGGCAGCACAGCCGTGCCAGACACCTGGCCCCACAGCGGTCAATGCCAGCCTGCAAACAACCCAACAAAGGATTTTGACAGGTAGACAAAAGCAAGGCCTATTATCTATTAGGATTCCTCAGAATCCAGAAGCAGGACACGATTACAGGAGCTGCGGACTGCGCTCGCTTTCGATTGGGTGACAACCGCTCGCAACCGAGGGCAACTGCTCAAGCCATAGTCTACTGGCACACGAACAAGAGTGCTACTCAAAACACGAGGAAACAGGCTGACCATTACCTGCATTGTGTCAAGAAAGCCAAGTAATTCTAAGAATCTTATTTATTctcatttgtttattcattaagAGCTTAAGAGCTCCTGAGTTAGTCACTGAGACTGAGTTTCTGAAGAACAGGTTGCAGACAATACGTCATTCTGAGCTGAATGTTGTGCAGCTAGTAAAAATGCTTTCAGGAGGCCGTAACCCAGATGTGAGAGTAGATCAGTTGTCACTGTATAACATCGTACTGTCTGTACATGTCTGAGTTGGGGGtcaattacatttcagttcagCCAATTCAAGAATTGGACTTAAAGTGACTTAATGAATCGAAAAATCATCACAGAACGTTATGGGTGGGCATTTCTGAATTCccaaattgaatttcagttcgcTTCCTCAAtcgactgaactgaaatggaattgaccgcAGCCCTCTGCGGCGTCACGCTAACCCCACTTAAGTGTCGTTTCGTAACCCCCTCACCGAAGCACTCAGAGCACCAAAAAGAGGAGGAGCAACAGAAAGAGAGTGCGACAGGCAAGGTACCTCAACATCAGAGCAACTCAAGACCCAAGTCACATGGTACTgctttcatcatttaaaaaaaaaaaacaacttacaGTAAGGCCAGTGAGACTGCTGAGAGAAAACGAGCTATGCAATACTGTATGTTCAGCATCTGCTGCGATTTCATTCTTGTCCTCTGACCAGATTTTTCATCATCTCCAACATCAAAGCCTTATCAATCACCTTGGGTAATAAATCTGGTATATTACAGTTTATGGCATGCATCTACgtcattgtactgtatgtggttGACTCTGCATTGGCTCGAGCATGAGCAAGCAATGCACTTAAGGATTAATGATTAAGGACTTTTAATACATGTGACTGGATATAATCTGCAGCTTATATCAGTGTATCTAAATATAAACCACAGATAAAGACCCACATTAAAAAGATTCCCAACACAGTCCAGACAGCTGCCCCAGTGGCTTACCTCTATCAGGACGGACACGACAGCATTGGCTACGACGATAACGAGCACCCTGATTCGCCACTGGTAAGGGACGCACACAATCTAAGGTGGAGGGGGGAAAGACCATGTGATCAAACAGCTGGAATTTAGCTCCAACACTGGTGATACATTAAACACTGTGGTGCAGTAATATTGTGATGCAGGTAAAAGCCAAGGGTCAAAGTTGGTGATAAGCAGAGATGGCAATGGAAAGAgggtggaggggaaaaaaataaaacttattatttcataaaatgtcacaaaatgtaACTTTATTTCATGAAACTGCAGTGCATTGTATCTTAATACAAATCAACATTAATATACTCTAATACTCCTACTACGCCAacatgaaatacagaaatacaaaagtTTCCTACAGTAGGACATTATTACGTGATGGTGGTAAGTAAGAGTGACACTATAATGGGTGGGGGTATAGGGTGGCAGCACGGTCTAATTTGTATACTTACTTGCAGGACATTATCGATGGCAGGAATTGGATACAATATGATGAACAACAGGAGGAAGTAGAAGAACACAGCAGACAGGAGGAATggccctgcagacacagagacagatgtGCTGTAATCATCCTGAAGATGGCGCCACAGATGAACTCAGCTAACACGCATTACCTTGCACCAGTCGCTCAGGTTTTATCTGGGGTTAATTACACagctttattcatttacttaaaGCAATTGCCACCCACATTCCCTTATCTGAACAGCAGGTCTCTATGTTATATGAACCATTTGACTGTAGTGAGGGTTTTCTCCCACTTGTAAAGTACTGGGGAGAGAGTTTCACTCACAGTTTCTGTAGCTGGGCTGCCTGAAAGGCTTCCCTTTGGAAAAGACGATGGCGATGACCAGATACTGAAAGCAGGAGACATAGAAGATGGTCGTGTTCTCGTAGTTTTCGATGTTCCTCTCGCTGTGCTTACTGGACCCAGTTGTGTTATGAGCAGATGAACGGGACATATTGCAAGCACTGTGGGACAGAAAGACTCATTAAagccacacacatacgcacacacactctaggccctagtacacatacacacacacacacacacacacacacactgtagcccccagcacacacacgcacagacatgcacgcacacacacacacacacacacacactgtagcccccagcacacacacacagtacctcccagcatacatacacacactcacacacactcacgctgtgtgtgcagtactcaCTCTGAGGCAGGGGTCCACTCCTCATACCAGCTCTGCTCCTTCACCAGGAGGAAGGCGAGCACCTGGAACCCCAGGCACACCAGGATCTGCAGCAGGACGGAGGAGAGCAGCGGCCTGGAGATGAGGCCCAGTGGGGGGCGCTGTGCCACCAGCTGCTTACAGGCCTGGTTCAGActcactacacgcacacacagacacatgcacacacagccatgcacacagacagacacaaatacacacagatgcgcacacacacacacacacacacacacagacaaacatgtaggcagacacatacacaaagagaaaaacaacgcaaccacacagacacccatTACATGgctacaaaatatattttctcagcTACGACTTGCTTTGCTTGCTTCATCATAGGACTTGGTGCTTACATACTACATGCACACAGGCTGTACAAAAAGTAACTGAATTTACTCAAGCAGTCCAGATTATGGCTGCAATTGAAACTCCACCCATTATTTCCCCTACAGCTTCTAGTAACAAGTCAACTTCACAAACTGATTTGACATTAAACACGTCCATACGTATGTGTGTAGATAATCTAATAATTATACTTCATGGGCATGACAGCACAGGGGTTAAACAGAAGTCAACatgaaacggggggggggttgggcatTATGGCCACTCTTACTCACTGGTGAAGACCATGACCAGAATGATGGCAACATCAATGAAGAGGAACTGGAAGTCTCCAAGGTTGCTTGAGAACTGAAAGAACAAATTCTCCTTAGAAACAGCAAGACCCTCAGCGCCATTTCAGTCTATATCTATATCCCATATGAGAGGAGAATGATGGGGATGTACTGTATTGCagctgacctgagatcagtgtttCTGAGGGGAATAAGCCTGCAGGCTGCACACAGGCAGTACTCACAGAGTAGAGGAGAATGATGCTGATGCACTGGATTaaagctgatctgagatcagtgtttctGAGGGGAATAAGGCTGCAGGCTGACACAGCAGTATCACAGAGTAGGGAATGATGCTGATGCACTGGATAAGCTGATCTGAATCATGTTCTGAGGAATAAGGCTGCAGGCTGCACACAGGCAGTACTCACAGAGTAGAGGAGAATGATGCTGATGCACTGGATTaaagctgatctgagatcagtgtttctGAGGGGAATAAGCCTGCAGGCTGCACACAGGCAGTACTCACAGAGTAGAGCAGAATGATGCTGATGTACTGGATTATGCTGTACAGGGCCATGAACTTGAACACACAGAAGGAAGTGATGAGAGCCGCTCTGCCCTCCCTGAGGAGAAACGGCAGTTAGTTTCCCATTTCCCTTATTAACAGCGAGGGCACTGAGCACACATTTAATCACACATCTAAATTAGATGAGTCCATTAAGAGGGCACTTGGCGTTACAGACACATTTTCTGTGTCTACTGTGGCACACGGTAACAGCGATACGAATCTGTGTCAGAGCACATGAAGATACATAGGAATTTTGGGAGAGAATACCTGATCAGGTCAGGCACACAGGAAATGTTGGGGGTTCTGGATGTGAAGGGGGAGGCCACAGAAGCCTCCAGCTCCGACAGGGAAATCCCGCCATGAGCTCTCTTCAGGGCCTGAGtgccagcgggggggggggttaagaaaaaacagaagaaagagagaacagcaAGAGGGCGAAAATAGAAGGAAAAGCGTTAGCTGGCTCTGCACACAGGAACCAATAATGATGCAAGGCACCGTTTCCCAATAAACTGTGAAACAATGTATGAGCATGACAAAGTATAAACATAACTGACCATACTAAGTTGAAATTAGTCTTTCACCAATTGCCAGCAAGTCCCCCCACAAAAAATGTGGTGTGTTTTTGAGAGGCACATAGAAGATGGCTATTTGCATGGGATGAAGGATGAAGGAAAGCCAGCTGTATTAAATGCAAATACTCACGCCACAGTCATTAGCTCCGTCGCCACACATGCCCACGAAGTAGCTGCGAATTAGAGGGAGAAAGGCAGTCCTTCAGAGGTCGGGCTGGAGCATTTCTTAACGGCTGATCTGGGAACAGTCAGTGATGGCTACTCACTCCACGCTCTGCAGCGCCTCCACCAGCTGGGTCTTCTGATCCGGCGCCATCCGGGCAAACACCGTGCCGTGGAGGACCAGCTGCgccagggagaggggagaaaccACAGTCCCTAAATGCCACCTCCCACGGAACTCGCGTGTGCTACTGCTATCACTAAGAAAGGCCTTTTTTTCTAAAtcctgtcagtgttctagaaacTTCACTGTTTCCAATGACCCGTAGTGattattacatcagcatcagaatgctCAGTAAAGAAACCCACTGGGAACCCACCTTCTGAACCAGATCCTGGAAGTGCGCGGTGATGACGGCGAAGGATCGGCCGCTCATGGCGAAGTGGTACCGCTGCTGGAGAGTCAGCTTGTCCTCGTCGTCGTCATCCAGACCGATGTCCACCACCTGCAGGGACGGAGGGACAGGGAGACGAGGGATGGCTCAGTTTCATTCTCTAGACTGGCTGCAGGGGGCACACCAAGACCGCAGCGACCGTCTGCCTAATCACAATGCATTCCCCTCTGCTAGAAAACCATTTAATGTAGATCCCAGTCAACAAGTGCTACTTCCATGGTGAACACACATGTATCATTGCTTCCCCTCATGTAGCCAATTTGAGCATTTCGTGAACGCACCCCTAAACCGACACAAAGCGCATTGGGCCGCTAGTGCAGGATCTAGCAGGGGAGACTGCAGTTCCACATACAGTCCACCAGAGGACACCGACCTCCAAGTGGGAGCCTTTGTTGGGACGCGCGGTGGGGTCGTTTGCGTAGTGCCACTCGATCCTGGCAGCCTGGCCGTCTTTAGGCGGAAGTGCGTCGGCGACGATGACCCTGTCCTGTGGGGGGATCATCCCACAGTCCCGTGCCACTGATATGGCCGTCAGCATGTTATCACCTGAGGGGGGAGGTCaggttcattacattacattacaggcatttggcagacgctcttatccagagcgacgtacaacaaagtgtataaccataaccaggaacaagtatgacgaaacccctagagagaagtaccggtccaagtgtagggaacaaccgcatagttcaacttggaccctgaaggttaaactgattaacactaaacaacgagaacggcaacaacgcagtctatggaaaaaaggTTCTGGTTCTGTCCTGTATTTACAATACACTTCATTCACAGACACAACAATTAATTGTCTGGAATTGGCTGGTTGGTAGTATCAGAGGTAAAAGGGTGCTAGAGCCAAAACAATCATGTACATTATGTAGGTTTTTATTTAGGGCAGCACATAGTAATGGCATGTTGCTTATATTTACGTTGAACACtggtgctaaaaaaaaaacttaagagtATATACATGCTAtacctatatatatatctatatatatatatatatatatgcacacacatccatccatacagtacaggccaaaacctgttcgttttttttttttaaccttagagAAGAATTCTGTTAACCtatgcacatttattaaataaatcaaagtataacccttttttccccaatatctatgtacaataacacaaaagatgagctttacttaaaaataatcttagacacgactttcctcaaaatagcctccgttggctttaattacaattaaattattgGAAGCCTTATCCAGTCTTAGGATAGTTTAATTTTCATtgtatgtaaaattaaaaaaacctgaataaatgtaatggttaaaaaaagatataaaaactTGAGCTGCATCACAATCTGTAATCGACTAGGTGTATTTCTAAGAGTTCAAAGTCTGCTTGATCACAAGTAGCTGAACTGACAAATGGAAAACCAAACACGTGGCAGCTTTTCAATTGGGGttccaaacacacagcctgGTTTGCCAAAGTAATTGTGAttgctgtttaaactgaggGAAGCTAAGGAGCTCTGCTATTAAGGAGGTAATAAAGCAATCAGTTAGATTTTTATGTGATGTACACTGAGAGCTTTCATGGATGATCACAAGCAGATGAAGACTGATTTCGGATCCGCTCAGCCCTGGATTCATGCACCTTGGGTGTCTGCCCCGCTCACCTGTGACCATGACGGTGCGTATGTTGGCGCGGCGAAGGTCCTCCAGAACGCCCGGCGTCTCGGCCTTCAGCTTGTTCTGCATGATGATCAGGCCCAGGAACTCCATGTTGCTCTCAATAAGGTCCCTGCGGGGGTCCAAAAGAGCCACTGAGTGACTACATCAATTAAAGGGGCGACAAAATGCAAGACCTGCACATCTGTGAGGTCCacagtttgttaaaaaaaatcaattaattgacAATGAACCTCAGGCAAGGTATTTGGGTGGATGTACCCCCCAAGCAGACAGCCTAACAGATGACTGATCAATACACGGTGTGTCCCCTGGTGTGACAGTTTCAGAGGATGACCTGGTGTGCCCTTTAGAATGAACCATGAGGTAACGAGCCGTGCGGCAGATCTCAGCAGGCTCACTGAGTCATCAGGAAATGCTCATTAGCATCAGCTCTAGAGCTGATGCCTATCCTCCGGggactgtgatgtcaccgctCGGGAGTGGTGTTCTGCCTGTGGGCAGTGCAATGCGGTCATCCGGCGTTCCGGCACCTGCTGATGCTCTGCACTTTGTGCCAGTTGAGTTTGGACTCCAGCCGCCGGTGGGCCAGGGCAATGACCCGGAAACCCTGCTTGGTGTAACCCTCCAGAACCTCAGAGAAGTCCTCCGGCACTGCAGAAAGAGGGGGGGCAGGACGGAGAAGGAAAAGctcaacatttcaaaacaactaAGCAGCCGACTTCTCATTCTCAACTTCTCATTAACCGTTTACAGACGATCTTCCCAGGGATGttaaaagaaagggaaaattaGTTTTGGGAGAGTTTAATCATGCAAACAAGACCCCTGAGCGCAAGTgtggacattttaaaaacaaatacattcacGGAGACAAGTGGCCATTCAGGGTTtgcgagggggaggggtagcTGGAGAGAGAACATTTCACAAACCGGTCCACTGTAAGACGCGACACAATGACCGACCTGTTTCCTTCTTACAGAGGCTGGCCACCACTTCTGGCGCCCCCTTGAGGTAGGCATCCATGCGCTTCTCTCCCAGCAGTCTGGCCACCACGCTCATCCTCTGGAGCGCCGAGGAGAAGGGGAACTGCCGCACGATGCCCATCTCATAGGACGACTGAGGACACCGGGAACACACCATTAAATCGGCATGTCCCGTTAAAACAGCCAGGACATAAACCCAGGAGAGACATTTCAGCACTTACCGACAACTCGCACAGCTCCTGTAAGACAAACAGAcgtcagacaaaacaaacacgaAAGACAAACAGAcgtcagacaaaacaaacacaaaagagaaacagacgtcagacaaaacacacataagaagaaaataaaacataatgacAATACTTAGGTTTGTCCACTACCTACAGTCTATAGAGTATCCAGATTACACAGAGGATGCTTCAAGCCTCCACATGACTAGTAAGCTATCAGAAGATAGAGCGCCACTCAACAACAAGGTGCAGATGAGTCATTTAACTGATAAAGTAATACTTTTTTGGTTCAGTAATGCTGCCAGTGAAACTCACCTGCAAGTTCATCCTGACAACTAGTGATTCTTTGACCTCTCCTAAGATGACTGCCCAAGTCTTGGAAGAAACCATCAACTCACCAGAGCCAAGCACCATGGCATAGTGGGTCAACAATAACAATGTCGTTTTTGGGTGGCCCTCTATATTCaaactaccttcaaacgcaatCTGCAAGGCCTCTGTTATGATGAGTAATAAGGCTGTAACAACCCAGGATACTTAGTTTCGAGTGCCATTAATCCTCAAAGATTTAAATTGAGTAACAGTGCTACAGCGAGAGTGTCTgcaaatgtgcttttaaaataagcTGAAGATACGCACAACCACAAGAGGCCAGCACTGAGCCTTCATACCGGGCGTGGGCATGGGAGGACACACTACAACCTGGGTCAAGAGACACACCTCAAGACGTGCAGCTTTGTGACAGAACGGGCAGCTTTGTGTCAAGGAGCAGGGGAGGAGTTACTGGCAGATGCAGGGGCATACCATGTCCTGACTGGAGGTCGTCTCCTGCTTGGGAAACAACTGCTTGGGTGGGCGGACCACCGTGGGCATGATGCGATTGTGGAGAGacgtctcttcctctgtgggCTCCTCAAGAATCTGGAAAACAGGCCTGAGGATGTCAGAAGAGCAGATATTCTGCACTCCTACCACGCAGAGTCCGGCGAAGTCTGAAAAACTCAAAAGGGTGTCGAGGAGTCTTCCCCCTGCATGTGAACTTCTGAAGACAAACAATGAcctgtgtctgggtgtgtgtgtgtgtgtgtgtgtgtgtgtgcgagcctgGGAGCATGTGTGAATATGAATAGCCAGTCTGAACTTGCCTTAGAGGGAGCTGGTACAGATCCagaccctcctcccccttcctctaCAACAAGGCCCGGCTTTGATGCGGGCGTGTGAACAACAATCTCCGAGACAGACATGCCATTTGCTCACCCAGCCCGTGGCCTCGAACATCTTCAGGTCCAGAGGGTCTCCGGACAGCTCCCCCTTGATCCTGGTCAGGGAGTGGCAGACAGCCATGCAGGACACAAAGCGGGATTTGACCAGAGCCTCCCTGCGGACGCTCTCCTCTGAGAGCAGGAACCTGCAGGGccgaggagagggggagaagcaggtgagagagagcgagaacaatagtaagagagagagtgagagagagagagaaatagagagagataaTGGAGAGGAGGCGGTCTCACATGCTGTTGTCCACTCTCTGGATGCCCCACAGGTCCAGGCCATCTTCAGTGAGTGTGCCAGTCTGTGAACACAATGAAACGTGTTCAAAACGAGCCTCCCTGCATCAAACGGCTAATCGATGAAACGTGTTCACAACGAGCCTCCCTGCCAACACATTCCACAGCTGATGATTATACACTCAGCATCCTTTCAGCCAAAGCTATAATTTCACTACTCAGAAAGGCCATTCAACCAACAGGTGTAGGGGTTATCAAAATGAGTGCCACCACAACAAATCGCAACTATGTTCAAATCCACTCTGAGGCAGACTGCTGTGAAAGGATTAGACTAATATccattaaattacaggcatttagcagacgctcttgtccagagcgacttaacacaacattctacatagcatttacatttgcatccacttatacagctggatgcatactgaagcaatgtaggttaagtacctcgctcaagggtacggcggcagtgtcctacccgggaatcgaactcgtgacatttaggttacaagaccataTCCCCAAAGAGGCGTGGAAGGCAGGAGCCCTCGCCCCACGGGGCAGGGCGTACCTTGTCGAAGCAGACCAGGTTGAGCTGGCCGCACATGTTGATCCTCTGGGGGCTGATGCAGAAGATGCCGATGCGTTTGAGGCGGCGCTGGGCGTAGAATATGCCCACCGTCATGGCGGCGGGGAGCGCCGGGGGCACGGTGATGGTGATGAGGTCCAGGGACTCGATGATGATGAACCTGGCGGGCtcctgcggggggaggggaagcgGGAGCGTGCGTCACTCCGGGGGGGCCGTCGAGATTTCGCGCGACGCGCCCCTCCGCTCCGCTCGGCACGACCGGCGGCCCTACCTCATTCATGATGCTGAGGACCAGCGTGTAGATGAAGCCGAtcccggccacgcccaccaggCACAGGAGGAAGAGGTAGGCGTCCCGGTACAGTTTGAAGTCGGTGGGTTTGGGGTGCAGGATAGAGCGTACCAACTGGCCCTTCTCAGTGCTGAAACCTGAGAGTGCACAGAGAGCCAGTAAAACACTGGTATGCACAACAGTGTaggggtcaattccatttacattaattcagttcagaaaattATCCAAAATTCTATTCATTTACATGATTATTATctattcatttacactgatacACAAAGTCACTATGTACAATTGCATATACTGTGCTTATTTACGACATTCTTCGTAAATAAGCACAAACGCAAgcacaaaaaattacaaatgcacAGACACCATCCAAGGGTTTGGGCCAATTCTGAATACAGAGTCTGAATATCAGAATttagaagaaaaagaaaagtcagGACAAAGAattggaatgaaaataaataaagtttgatttcaaattGTGGGTTTctggaaacattttcagaaaaagttTATATGATATTAGCAGTTTTTGAGTCTGACAGAATGcagacattcacattcacaacacaaaaaactgaaagtaaGGCCAGGCCAATCcagtgaaacacaaacaaaaactgacTTGCATTTCCCTTTCACGCAGGTACTGTTGGCTTTTCTTCAGATACACGGGACTGATATTTACTCCTGACTTGATTCACTTGACTACATTAGCCAAAAATTCCAATTCCACTCAGAATACACTGGAAGtctaacacacaggcacacacaaatgcaggacTGGACACTGTCCATTTGGAGGACTCTGTTACTGTTGTGCACAGTTGAAGGCCAGCTGTGCCTGAGATCACAGAGAATTGCAGTGTGAAGCTACTGTACTCGTCATTGCCTGAGATCACAGGGCCTTACAGTGTGAAGCTACTGTATTCGTCATCGTGGGAACGCGCGCTTCACAGATGCACTGAAGTACCGAGAGACCAGGGCAGGAGATCCAGACGCTCCGATAACAAAAACAGTGACTAAGTTCGGTTGCTGACTTCCAGAGCTCATTCACTGGTTGATTTTGGACAAATCCCAGTCATTTCCGTTGCATAAAAGCAGCATTATCACTCAACGGCTGCCCATCGATCTGAACACTTTAACCTCCCATGACCCCACCAAGCAAACTGCAAAACTGACCGGTCCTGACCACCACGGCCTTGACCAGCTCGCCCGTGTAGAAGCGCGTCTGTATGACGTGGGTGCCGCAGAACAGGGTGTGTCTCTTGTGTTCCTCCACGCTGTAGACGatggcctcttcctcctctttcttctcctgGTCTGGGTTGGGCAGGTTGG harbors:
- the LOC135256517 gene encoding polyamine-transporting ATPase 13A3-like isoform X4: MKWWEICGYRPCRWKVALVGLGVVCSGGFLLLLLYWMPEWWVKGTCTRATLHQAEVLLLRSTDEFKRWFRAKVRVLLATGKNPFYLGDQTSPAVANGHTTLCSDEPLEDPGRKGTKPQLVQIRYFTLHSTKYYWNDKMQNFEVLNGLEDLELTCSSVYSDHSTGLTDETQDHRRLFFGVNEIDVKVPSVFKLLIKEVLNPFYVFQLFSVILWSSDEYYYYASAIVFMSVISITTSLYSIRKQYVMLHDMVASHSVVRVSVCRANNEIEEALSTDLVPGDILVIPTNGIIMPCDAVLISGTCIVNESMLTGESVPVTKTNLPNPDQEKKEEEEAIVYSVEEHKRHTLFCGTHVIQTRFYTGELVKAVVVRTGFSTEKGQLVRSILHPKPTDFKLYRDAYLFLLCLVGVAGIGFIYTLVLSIMNEEPARFIIIESLDLITITVPPALPAAMTVGIFYAQRRLKRIGIFCISPQRINMCGQLNLVCFDKTGTLTEDGLDLWGIQRVDNSMFLLSEESVRREALVKSRFVSCMAVCHSLTRIKGELSGDPLDLKMFEATGWILEEPTEEETSLHNRIMPTVVRPPKQLFPKQETTSSQDMELCELSSSYEMGIVRQFPFSSALQRMSVVARLLGEKRMDAYLKGAPEVVASLCKKETVPEDFSEVLEGYTKQGFRVIALAHRRLESKLNWHKVQSISRDLIESNMEFLGLIIMQNKLKAETPGVLEDLRRANIRTVMVTGDNMLTAISVARDCGMIPPQDRVIVADALPPKDGQAARIEWHYANDPTARPNKGSHLEVVDIGLDDDDEDKLTLQQRYHFAMSGRSFAVITAHFQDLVQKLVLHGTVFARMAPDQKTQLVEALQSVDYFVGMCGDGANDCGALKRAHGGISLSELEASVASPFTSRTPNISCVPDLIREGRAALITSFCVFKFMALYSIIQYISIILLYSFSSNLGDFQFLFIDVAIILVMVFTMSLNQACKQLVAQRPPLGLISRPLLSSVLLQILVCLGFQVLAFLLVKEQSWYEEWTPASDACNMSRSSAHNTTGSSKHSERNIENYENTTIFYVSCFQYLVIAIVFSKGKPFRQPSYRNWPFLLSAVFFYFLLLFIILYPIPAIDNVLQIVCVPYQWRIRVLVIVVANAVVSVLIEAGIDRCGARCLARLCCQRTQSSNVRYMRLARELQKDPYWPPKARTTTEAQTPHRPDNTFHLLAS
- the LOC135256517 gene encoding polyamine-transporting ATPase 13A3-like isoform X3, which translates into the protein MVQLPNQTLRLLGGRMEKEDVKLVNKGLEDEMVGDLRVQAVPLESGLGGLGRGLLRRLPAAAPVLDARVVGEGHLHPGHPPPGRGPAAPVHCTMSSNGGSEPRCACFWPRGRILSTWVTRPPRLWLMATPRSVLMSPWRTLAGRAPNLSLCSGLEDLELTCSSVYSDHSTGLTDETQDHRRLFFGVNEIDVKVPSVFKLLIKEVLNPFYVFQLFSVILWSSDEYYYYASAIVFMSVISITTSLYSIRKQYVMLHDMVASHSVVRVSVCRANNEIEEALSTDLVPGDILVIPTNGIIMPCDAVLISGTCIVNESMLTGESVPVTKTNLPNPDQEKKEEEEAIVYSVEEHKRHTLFCGTHVIQTRFYTGELVKAVVVRTGFSTEKGQLVRSILHPKPTDFKLYRDAYLFLLCLVGVAGIGFIYTLVLSIMNEEPARFIIIESLDLITITVPPALPAAMTVGIFYAQRRLKRIGIFCISPQRINMCGQLNLVCFDKTGTLTEDGLDLWGIQRVDNSMFLLSEESVRREALVKSRFVSCMAVCHSLTRIKGELSGDPLDLKMFEATGWILEEPTEEETSLHNRIMPTVVRPPKQLFPKQETTSSQDMELCELSSSYEMGIVRQFPFSSALQRMSVVARLLGEKRMDAYLKGAPEVVASLCKKETVPEDFSEVLEGYTKQGFRVIALAHRRLESKLNWHKVQSISRDLIESNMEFLGLIIMQNKLKAETPGVLEDLRRANIRTVMVTGDNMLTAISVARDCGMIPPQDRVIVADALPPKDGQAARIEWHYANDPTARPNKGSHLEVVDIGLDDDDEDKLTLQQRYHFAMSGRSFAVITAHFQDLVQKLVLHGTVFARMAPDQKTQLVEALQSVDYFVGMCGDGANDCGALKRAHGGISLSELEASVASPFTSRTPNISCVPDLIREGRAALITSFCVFKFMALYSIIQYISIILLYSFSSNLGDFQFLFIDVAIILVMVFTMSLNQACKQLVAQRPPLGLISRPLLSSVLLQILVCLGFQVLAFLLVKEQSWYEEWTPASDACNMSRSSAHNTTGSSKHSERNIENYENTTIFYVSCFQYLVIAIVFSKGKPFRQPSYRNWPFLLSAVFFYFLLLFIILYPIPAIDNVLQIVCVPYQWRIRVLVIVVANAVVSVLIEAGIDRCGARCLARLCCQRTQSSNVRYMRLARELQKDPYWPPKARTTTEAQTPHRPDNTFHLLAS